The Coffea arabica cultivar ET-39 chromosome 3c, Coffea Arabica ET-39 HiFi, whole genome shotgun sequence genome contains a region encoding:
- the LOC140037566 gene encoding enoyl-CoA delta isomerase 2, peroxisomal-like, with amino-acid sequence MCTLEKRGNIFLLTLTGDDEHRLNPTLIASIRWALAEVKSQATKGSVLITSGQGKFFSNGFDLRYAQAAGSVQGAKDRLMNMVEIFKPLVADLISLPMPTIAAITGHAAAAGLMLAVSHDYITMRSDKGVLYMSELDIGMTLPDYFNAIFRSKIGSPSARRALLLRASKVRAEEAAGMGIIDSVHSNGMETLEAAVRLGEDLSKKKWEGKVYAEIRKSLYPELCGILGLKDEKVLPSRL; translated from the exons ATGTGCACCTTAGAGAAACGCGGCAACATCTTCTTGTTAACGTTAACAGGTGATGACGAGCACCGGTTGAACCCGACCCTCATCGCCTCCATCAGGTGGGCTTTAGCTGAAGTCAAGTCTCAAGCCACCAAAGGCTCCGTTCTTATCACATCGGGTCAGGGCAAGTTCTTCTCCAACGGCTTTGACCTCAG GTATGCTCAAGCTGCTGGTTCAGTTCAAGGTGCTAAGGATAGGCTTATGAACATGGTAGAGATCTTCAAGCCGTTAGTGGCTGATCTTATCTCACTTCCAATGCCTACAATAGCTGCCATCACGGGCCATGCTGCTGCGGCCGGCTTGATGCTAGCCGTGAGCCATGACTATATCACAATGAGATCAGACAAGGGGGTGTTGTACATGAGTGAGCTTGATATAGGAATGACTTTGCCAGACTATTTCAATGCCATATTTAGGTCAAAGATCGGCTCCCCCTCGGCTCGGCGTGCATTGCTATTGAGGGCTTCCAAGGTGAGGGCGGAGGAGGCGGCGGGGATGGGAATCATAGACTCGGTTCACAGTAATGGGATGGAGACATTGGAGGCTGCAGTGCGACTAGGGGAGGATTTGAGCAAGAAGAAGTGGGAAGGGAAGGTGTATGCTGAAATAAGGAAGTCATTGTATCCTGAACTTTGTGGCATTTTGGGATTGAAAGATGAAAAGGTTCTGCCTTCACGGCTTTGA
- the LOC140037567 gene encoding actin-related protein 9-like, producing the protein MDYLKTIVPSQFLAERGSNLVVINPGSANIRIGLARQDAPLNVPHCIARRTTGANQFPKKNVLDQGLNSQVTTAQHMEREKAYDIIASLLKIPFLDEEVTNNAFPRKMGRIDVYPPQTNKKETAFSWTDVYEKTIPSSASDPLRNAQNDESSVEKEGHDYRENNSSEPRYRECIFGEEALRISPTEPYCLRRPIRRGHLNISQHYPMQQVLEDLHVIWDWILTEKLHIPLSERTIFSAILVLPETFDNREVKEMLSIVLRDLHFSSAVVHQEGLAAAFGNGMSTACIINLGAQVTSVICVEDGAVLPTTQMTLRYGGEDISRCLLWTQRHHQTWPPVRTDALTKPVDLLMLNRLRELHCSIREGELETVAVVHSYEDGMPPGSHKTRLTALNVPPMGLFYPMLLVPDVYPPPPRTWFKDYDDMLEDTWHTEGFFPSGASAFPMWESYPIFQARPKKEDNIGLAEAITKSILSTGRIDLQRKLFCSMQLIGGVALIDGLIPAMEERVLHAIPPNEAIDTVEVLQSRTNPTFVAWKGGAILGVLDFSRDAWIHREDWIRSGIHIGSGRKYKDSYFLQAQAMCYINS; encoded by the exons ATG GATTATCTGAAAACAATAGTCCCTTCTCAATTTCTTGCTGAACGTGGCTCCAATCTTGTTGTCATCAATCCAG GTTCTGCAAATATAAGAATAGGATTAGCTCGACAAGACGCCCCGTTGAACGTCCCTCATTGTATTGCTAGAAGAACCACTGGTGCCAATCAATTCCCTAAGAAAAATGTTCTAGACCAG GGGCTTAATTCTCAGGTTACCACAGCGCAGCACATGGAACGTGAGAAAGCATATGATATT aTTGCATCCCTGTTGAAAATTCCATTCTTGGATGAAGAGGTTACTAACAATGCATTCCCCAGAAAG ATGGGTCGTATCGATGTATACCCTCCTCAAACTAACAAGAAAGAGACAGCCTTCAGTTGGACTGATGTATATGAGAAGACAATTCCATCGTCTGCATCTG ACCCACTGAGAAATGCCCAAAATGATGAGTCCTCTGTTGAGAAGGAAGGTCACGATTATAGAGAGAACAATTCAAGTGAACCAAGATATAGGGAGTGCATTTTTGGTGAGGAAGCTCTGAGAATCTCTCCAACTGAACCATATTGCTTACGGCGTCCTATCCGCAGGGGTCATCTTAACATCTCTCAACATTATCCTATGCAGCAG GTATTAGAAGACTTGCATGTAATTTGGGATTGGATTTTGACCGAGAAACTTCATATCCCCTTGAGTGAAAGGACTATATTCTCTGCTATTCTTGTTCTTCCTGAGACATTTGACAATCGTG AAGTAAAGGAGATGCTGTCTATTGTCTTAAGAGATCTGCACTTCAGCTCAGCGGTAGTTCACCAG GAAGGCCTTGCTGCAGCTTTTGGAAATGGTATGTCAACAGCATGCATCATAAATCTGGGTGCCCAGGTGACATCGGTAATATGTGTTGAG GATGGAGCAGTCCTACCTACAACACAGATGACATTGCGATATGGTGGAGAG GATATATCAAGATGCTTGCTTTGGACACAAAGGCATCATCAAACATGGCCACCAGTTCGTACAGATGCCCTGACAAAGCCTGTAGATTTGTTGATGTTGAACAGGCTTAGAGAGTTGCATTGCTCGATTAGA GAAGGAGAACTTGAAACTGTTGCAGTTGTTCATTCTTATGAAGATGGCATGCCACCTGGGTCTCATAAGACGAGGCTGACTGCTTTGAAT GTTCCACCAATGGGTTTGTTCTACCCAATGCTTTTGGTTCCAGATGTTTATCCTCCACCACCCCGTACATG GTTCAAGGATTATGATGATATGTTGGAAGATACATGGCATACTGAGGGCTTTTTCCCCAGCGGTGCTTCTGCATTCCCAATGTGGGAGAGCTACCCAATTTTTCAGGCAAGGCCAAAGAAAGAGGACAATATTGGTCTTGCGGAAGCTATTACAAAAAGCATTCTCTCAACAG GGCGTATAGACCTGCAGAGGAAATTGTTTTGTAGCATGCAACTG ATTGGTGGAGTGGCTTTGATTGATGGGCTCATTCCTGCCATGGAGGAGAG GGTGTTACATGCGATTCCCCCAAATGAAGCCATTGATACTGTGGAG GTTTTGCAATCAAGGACAAATCCAACCTTTGTTGCATGGAAGGGTGGAGCA ATACTTGGGGTACTTGATTTCAGCCGAGATGCCTGGATACATCGGGAAGACTGGATTCGAAGTGGGATTCACATTGGTAGTGGCAGAAAATACAAGGACTCTTATTTCCTCCAGGCACAAGCAATGTGTTACATAAATTCCTGA
- the LOC113734253 gene encoding uncharacterized protein, with translation MGFFSFLGRVLFASIFILAAWQMFNEFGDDGGPAARAWAPKLVPIQKFLKSKFGEGGPNIDVRHFVAGSIALKGLGGLLFVFGSKMGAYLLMYHLLYTTPLFYDFYNYEFGGPEFFSHLQDFLQCVALFGALLFFLGMKNSILRKQLKKKTPKPKTA, from the exons atggggttcttttctttcttgggaagagtgctttttgcctccatcttcatcctcgCTGCTTGGCAAAT GTTCAATGAATTTGGTGATGATGGAGGGCCTGCAGCCAGGGCGTGGGCTCCTAAATTGGTTCCCATCCAGAAGTTTCTGAAATCAAAGTTTGGAGAAGGGGGGCCAAATATCGAT GTTAGGCATTTTGTTGCTGGATCAATTGCTCTGAAGGGGTTGGGAGGCTTGCTATTTGTGTTTGGTAGCAAAATGGGCGCTTACCTACTG ATGTATCACTTGCTGTACACCACTCCCCTGTTCTATGACTTCTACAACTATGAATTTGGTGGACCAGAATTTTTCAGTCATCTGCAGGATTTTTTGCAG TGCGTGGCTCTTTTTGGAGCCTTGCTATTTTTCCTTGGGATGAAGAACTCAATTTTGAGGAAGCAGCTCAAGAAAAAGACCCCCAAACCAAAGACAGCTTAG
- the LOC113734257 gene encoding uncharacterized protein: MALISFVGRLLFVSVFVLSAYQEFSEFGVDGGPAAKALSPKFSAFSKHVTSQTGLHLPPVEMKHLVLGAILLKGLGSFLFVFGSSFGAYLLLLHQAIASPILYDFYNYDADKKEFAQLFVKFTQNLALLGALLYFIGMKNSMPRRSAKKKAPKTKTV; this comes from the exons ATGGCGTTGATTTCTTTCGTCGGAAGGCTTCTCTTCGTCTCTGTCTTCGTTCTCTCCGCTTACCAAGA GTTTTCTGAATTTGGCGTAGATGGTGGACCAGCAGCAAAGGCACTGAGCCCGAAGTTCAGTGCTTTCTCAAAGCATGTTACCAGCCAAACCGGGCTTCATTTGCCCCCTGTAGAA ATGAAACATTTAGTGTTGGGTGCTATACTCTTGAAGGGATTGGGAAGCTTTCTGTTTGTCTTTGGAAGCTCCTTTGGAGCTTATCTTCTG CTTTTGCATCAGGCAATTGCTTCCCCTATCTTGTACGACTTCTACAACTATGATGCTGACAAGAAAGAGTTTGCTCAACTATTTGTCAAGTTCACCCAG AATTTGGCTTTGCTGGGGGCACTTCTCTACTTTATTGGCATGAAAAATTCAATGCCGAGGAGATCAGCAAAGAAGAAGGCTCCGAAGACAAAGACAGTTTGA
- the LOC113734255 gene encoding 1-aminocyclopropane-1-carboxylate oxidase homolog 1-like, which produces MAANSVAEVEAETTSQQNYDRISEIKAFDETRGGVKGLVDAGITKVPRMFYSLPDDSVKASDNRKADVGIPVVALDDIDGDPIHRKKVVDIVREASQKWGFFQVVNHSIPVEVLEEMLDGVRRFYDQDTEVKKRWYTRDVSKTVVYNSNFDLFSAPSANWRDTSYVSMAPKVPRADELPKACSDILIKYSEYIKKLGRSLFELLSEALGLKPNHLNDIGCSEGLAVLYHCYPACPEPELTLGATKHADYDFMTVLLQDHTGGLQILCENQWVDVPPVPGALVVNVGDLLQLISNDKFNSSQHRVLANRAGPRVSVACFFTTGLAPSSKRYGPIKELLSEDNPPRYRETTVKDYSLHYNAKGLGTTSALLDFRI; this is translated from the exons ATGGCAGCCAACAGCGTAGCTGAAGTTGAAGCTGAAACCACAAGCCAGCAGAACTACGACAGAATCAGTGAAATTAAAGCTTTTGATGAGACCAGAGGTGGGGTTAAAGGGCTAGTTGATGCAGGAATCACGAAGGTCCCCAGGATGTTTTATTCCCTGCCTGATGACTCTGTCAAGGCTTCTGATAACAGAAAGGCTGATGTTGGTATTCCAGTGGTGGCCCTTGATGACATAGATGGAGATCCCATTCATCGCAAGAAGGTGGTTGACATTGTTAGAGAGGCATCACAGAAATGGGGTTTCTTCCAAGTTGTAAATCATAGCATCCCAGTTGAGGTTTTGGAAGAAATGTTGGATGGTGTCAGGAGATTCTATGATCAAGATACTGAAGTCAAGAAACGATGGTATACAAGGGATGTTTCAAAAACGGTAGTGTATAATAGCAATTTTGACTTGTTCAGTGCACCATCAGCTAACTGGAGGGATACCAGTTATGTGAGTATGGCTCCAAAGGTTCCCAGGGCAGATGAATTGCCCAAGGCATGCAG TGATATTTTGATCAAGTATTCTGAGTACATCAAGAAGTTGGGTCGTTCTTTATTTGAACTACTGTCTGAGGCTCTTGGGCTCAAGCCAAACCACCTAAATGATATCGGCTGTTCAGAGGGGCTTGCTGTACTATACCATTGTTATCCAGCATGTCCAGAACCAGAACTTACCCTGGGAGCAACCAAACATGCTGACTATGATTTCATGACAGTACTACTGCAAGATCATACAGGAGGATTGCAAATTCTTTGTGAGAACCAGTGGGTTGATGTTCCTCCTGTCCCAGGAGCTCTGGTGGTCAACGTTGGAGATCTTTTACAG ctgatATCAAATGACAAGTTCAACAGCAGTCAACATAGGGTATTGGCAAACCGTGCTGGTCCAAGAGTATCTGTGGCATGTTTTTTCACAACTGGACTGGCACCATCATCAAAGAGATATGGACCAATTAAGGAGTTGTTATCAGAGGACAATCCCCCAAGGTACCGCGAAACTACAGTGAAAGACTATTCGCTTCACTACAATGCAAAAGGACTCGGCACAACTTCAGCCCTGTTGGACTTCAGGATTTGA
- the LOC113734256 gene encoding 1-aminocyclopropane-1-carboxylate oxidase homolog, translated as MEDGLTEIRDTNEPTYDRRRELEAFDRTKAGVKGLADSGITKVPRIFHHPPDETRNIPKSVKLQSAIPVIDLAGAGKAPILHKEIVDKVREACEKWGFFQVVNHGIPISTLEEMKAGVHRFFDQDFEIRSQWYTRDVKQRVVYNCNFDLFSAPTANWRDSIYCVMAPNPPDPQELPLACRDILIEFCKEVMKLGSTLFEILSESLGLDPNHLNSIGCGEGLASLCNYYPACPQPELTLGTSKHADSDFLTVLLQDHIRGLQVLHQNQWVEVPPIPGALVVNVGDLLQLISNDKFISVEHRVLANNVGARVSVACFFRHFDMSPSAKLYAPIEELLTEENPPKYRATTVKDYVSHFNNKGLDGTSALLHFKL; from the exons ATGGAGGATGGTCTAACTGAAATTAGGGATACAAACGAACCAACATATGATCGGCGGAGAGAACTTGAAGCTTTTGATCGCACCAAGGCAGGTGTTAAAGGACTTGCTGATTCTGGGATCACCAAAGTTCCAAGAATTTTCCATCATCCACCAGATGAAACTAGAAATATACCCAAATCTGTGAAGCTCCAATCTGCTATTCCAGTGATAGACCTTGCTGGTGCGGGAAAAGCACCGATCTTGCATAAAGAGATAGTTGACAAGGTTCGAGAAGCATGCGAGAAATGGGGTTTCTTCCAAGTGGTTAACCATGGTATCCCAATTAGTACTCTCGAGGAAATGAAAGCTGGAGTTCATAGGTTCTTTGATCAAGATTTTGAGATTAGAAGCCAGTGGTATACTCGAGACGTCAAGCAAAGAGTGGTTTACAATTgcaattttgatttgtttagtGCACCAACAGCTAATTGGAGGGACAGTATTTATTGTGTTATGGCTCCTAATCCTCCAGACCCACAAGAATTGCCTCTGGCCTGCAG AGATATTCTGATAGAGTTCTGTAAAGAAGTCATGAAATTGGGATCTactttgtttgaaatattatcCGAGTCCCTTGGACTTGATCCCAATCACCTGAACAGTATTGGCTGTGGTGAAGGCCTTGCTTCCCTGTGCAATTATTATCCTGCATGCCCTCAACCAGAGCTAACTTTAGGTACCAGTAAGCATGCTGATAGTGACTTCCTGACAGTGCTGCTACAAGATCATATCAGAGGCCTGCAAGTCCTGCATCAGAACCAATGGGTTGAAGTTCCTCCAATTCCTGGAGCTCTAGTAGTAAATGTCGGAGATCTTCTCCAG CTCATATCAAATGACAAGTTTATCAGCGTAGAGCACAGAGTATTGGCAAATAACGTTGGGGCAAGAGTCTCAGTGGCATGCTTTTTCAGACACTTTGATATGTCACCCTCTGCGAAGTTATATGCACCAATTGAGGAGCTACTAACAGAAGAGAATCCACCGAAGTATAGGGCAACTACTGTAAAAGATTATGTGAGCCACTTCAACAACAAAGGGCTTGATGGAACTTCTGCTCTGTTGCATTTCAAGCTCTAG